A single Nomascus leucogenys isolate Asia chromosome 14, Asia_NLE_v1, whole genome shotgun sequence DNA region contains:
- the LOC115838270 gene encoding uncharacterized protein LOC115838270, whose protein sequence is MAADAGMAPRPLHQALLGPGSRPVSPLPPGRPPAGGRGRDAGHADRNETDSSGRAADRLPRLPLLPHAPPARTLPFLRHLGPDWARPGLLGAHWRHQVLVTAPSRPFMLAGRPPASKLGGLAARAVKGALESDPRTPLSPPPSSGRPSPAPRRNPARASANATI, encoded by the exons ATGGCAGCAGACGCAGGGATGGCTCCGCGACCGCTACACCAGGCACTCCTGGGCCCGGGCAGCAGACCAGTcagccctctgcctcctgggcgaCCTCCGGCGGGCGGCCGGGGCCGGGATGCAGGGCACGCGGACAGAAACGAGACAGACAGCTCAGGCCGGGCAGCAGACAGGCTCCCGCGCCTTCCGCTACTGCCGCACGCGCCGCCCGCGCGCACCCTACCCTTTCTCCGCCACCTAGGCCCTGATTGGGCGCGACCTGGGCTCCTGGGTGCTCATTGGCGCCACCAAGTGCTCGTCACCGCCCCCTCCCGCCCCTTCATGCTAGCGGGGAGGCCGCCTGCTAGCAAGCTAGGTGGCCTGGCGGCGAGAGCCGTCAAGGGCGCCTTGGAGAGTGACCCCCGGACCCCGCTGTCGCCGCCGCCATCTTCCGGCCGTCCCAGCCCCGCCCCGCGGAGAAACCCGGCCAG GGCCTCAGCCAACGCCACTATCTGA